Proteins encoded in a region of the Thunnus thynnus chromosome 8, fThuThy2.1, whole genome shotgun sequence genome:
- the ttc4 gene encoding tetratricopeptide repeat protein 4, which yields MASSAVHSDSDDGMDEFMDKFKTQRYKNGFNEDTWEEEFNKVPMFMKTAPEEIDPRQYPELACIQAIVHDEDRPPEEQAQSLKDEGNSFFKDKNYEKAILAYTAGLKKKCGNQDLDTVLLTNRAAAHFYLGNMRSALNDAAAAKKIKPDHVKALIRGAQCCIELRNFAEATRWCDEGLKAHPTDKKLQELRAAADKHKRAADRDARKAKAKEKKMHGAKEALLAAIKERGIKLYRSMKPPQRGSDSEDEDEGSSAAIAELSLDGLSSQEATGAQVFLDEQGSLHWPVFFLYPEHQQSDFISAFCESNCFIDHLAVMFGEELPPWDTDRKYHPQNLQLFFEDVEKETLYQVDPETTLLKVLQHKRFFVKAGTPSFIVLVKGSSFCKQFLTGKKILGL from the exons atgGCGTCCTCGGCGGTACACAGTGATAGCGACGATGGCATGGACGAGTTCATGGACAAATTCAAGACACAGAGATACAAAAATGGCTTCAATGAAGACACCTGGGAAGAG GAGTTCAATAAAGTGCCAATGTTCATGAAAACTGCCCCTGAAGAGATCGATCCACGACAGTACCCAGAACTGGCTTGTATCCAGGCTATAGTCCACGATGAAGACAGGCCTCCAGAAG AGCAAGCACAGAGCCTGAAAGATGAgggaaattcattttttaaagataagaACTACGAAAAGGCCATCCTGGCATACACAGCAGGTTTGAAGAAGAAATGTGGCAACCAGGACCTCGACACTGTTCTTCTGACCAACAGAGCCGCAGCACACTTCTATCTCG GTAACATGCGCTCTGCACTGaatgatgctgcagctgcaaaGAAGATCAAACCAGACCACGTGAAAGCCTTGATCAGAG gTGCTCAGTGTTGTATAGAGCTGCGTAACTTTGCAGAAGCCACCCGGTGGTGTGATGAGGGACTTAAAGCTCATCCTACAGACAAGAAGCTGCAGGAGCTGAGAGCAGCAGCCGATAAACACAAG agagcagcagacagagatGCCAGGAAGGCCAaggccaaagaaaaaaaaatgcatggcGCGAAAGAAGCTCTTTTGGCTGCTATAAAG GAGCGAGGCATCAAGCTCTACCGGTCTATGAAGCCTCCTCAGCGTGGTTCAgacagtgaggatgaggatgaaggCTCCTCGGCAGCGATCGCAGAGCTGAGTCTGGATGGCCTCAGCTCTCAGGAGGCGACGGGGGCTCAGGTCTTCCTGGACGAGCAGGGCTCCCTGCACTGGCCTGTTTTCTTCCTCTACCCTGAACATCAACAGAGTGACTTCATCTCGGCTTTCTGTGAGAGCAACTG TTTTATAGACCACCTGGCTGTCATGTTTGGAGAGGAACTTCCACCTTGGGACACGGACAGAAAATATCACCCGCAAAATTTGCAG ctgttCTTTGAAGATGTGGAGAAAGAGACACTCTACCAAGTTGACCCAGAGACGACACTTTTGAAAGTGTTACAGCATAAAAG GTTTTTTGTCAAGGCAGGTACTCCCAGTTTCATCGTTTTGGTAAAAGGCTCATCGTTCTGCAAGCAGTTTTTAACAGGAAAGAAAATATTGGGATTGTAA
- the pars2 gene encoding probable proline--tRNA ligase, mitochondrial, with the protein MEPVMHQVWQRVFQRLHRTSVLSRRNHSGCAEHAAVPASTHSRHIKPTLLVSRLYQPSNLRDVGQDSRLQGEMTCKSQRLMQQAGLIHPSNPGCYYYLPATVRSMEKLVRVIDQEMQGIGGQKLDMPSLCSADLWKTSDRWDLMGKELFRLKDRHGVDYCLGPTHEEAVTTLVAHQATLSYRQLPLLLYQITRKFRDEPKPKFGLLRGREFYMKDMYSFDVSEEAAYQTYESVCQAYSRLFARLGLRCVQVQADTGNIGGTLSHEFQLPADIGEDRLLVCGNCSFSANVETMSADRTDCPQCKTGTLVESKGIEVGHTFYLGKKYSHVFNAAFSNAQNKPSIAEMGCYGLGVTRILAAAIEVMSTEEAIRWPGLLAPYQVCVLPPKKGSKVDDAAGLAEELVHTLGETLPRLRGEVVLDDRTQMTFGKRLKDASRLGYPYVIVVGQGALEDTPRFEVICQQTGETMFLSKDGLFDLLGRVETV; encoded by the exons ATGGAGCCTGTAATGCATCAGGTTTGGCAGAGAGTCTTTCAGCGCCTCCACAGAACCTCGGTCCTTTCCAGGAGGAACCATTCAGGCTGCGCTGAGCATGCCGCTGTTCCTGCTTCCACTCACTCCAGACACATCAAACCCACGCTGCTGGTGTCCCGCCTCTACCAGCCCTCAAACCTGCGTGATGTGGGGCAGGACAGCCGGTTGCAAGGCGAGATGACCTGTAAGAGCCAGAGACTCATGCAGCAGGCTGGACTCATCCATCCCTCCAATCCAGGTTGCTACTACTACCTTCCTGCAACCGTCCGCTCCATGGAGAAGctg GTGAGAGTAATTGACCAAGAGATGCAGGGGATCGGTGGGCAGAAGCTGGACATGCCCAGTTTGTGCTCCGCTGATCTCTGGAAAACCAGTGACCGCTGGGATTTAATGGGAAAGGAGCTGTTCCGTCTGAAAGACCGGCACGGTGTGGACTACTGCTTAGGTCCCACGCATGAGGAGGCAGTGACGACTCTCGTCGCTCATCAGGCCACCCTCTCCTACAGACAGCTCCCTCTGCTTCTTTACCAG atcACCCGCAAATTCAGAGATGAGCCGAAGCCAAAGTTTGGGCTTCTTCGAGGAAGGGAGTTCTACATGAAGGACATGTACTCCTTTGATGTGAGCGAGGAAGCTGCTTACCAGACCTATGAATCTGTGTGTCAAGCATACTCCAGGCTCTTCGCCCGGCTAGGTCTGCGTTGTGTTCAGGTGCAGGCAGACACGGGAAACATCGGCGGTACGCTCTCCCATGAGTTCCAGCTGCCGGCCGACATCGGCGAGGACCGGCTTCTGGTCTGTGGGAACTGCTCCTTCTCTGCCAACGTAGAGACCATGTCAGCAGACAGAACTGACTGCCCACAATGCAAAACTGGCACACTGGTAGAGTCTAAGGGCATAGAGGTCGGCCACACATTTTACCTGGGCAAAAAGTACTCTCATGTGTTCAATGCCGCCTTCAGCAATGCCCAAAACAAGCCTAGCATCGCAGAGATGGGCTGCTATGGTCTTGGGGTAACTCGTATTCTCGCTGCAGCTATTGAGGTGATGTCAACAGAAGAAGCTATCCGCTGGCCAGGTCTTCTCGCCCCTTACCAGGTTTGTGTTTTACCCCCAAAGAAGGGCAGTAAGGTGGACGATGCGGCAGGCTTGGCTGAAGAGCTGGTTCACACTTTGGGGGAGACTCTGCCTCGTTTGAGAGGTGAAGTTGTTCTTGATGACCGTACCCAGATGACCTTTGGTAAGCGGCTGAAGGATGCCAGCAGACTGGGCTATCCATATGTAATTGTGGTAGGGCAGGGTGCTCTAGAGGATACACCCAGGTTTGAGGTGATCTGTCAGCAGACGGGTGAGACGATGTTTCTCAGTAAAGATGGACTCTTTGATCTTCTTGGAAGAGTGGAAACTGTATGA